CCCTCGTGCGTCCTCTAGGATCCACAATCACTAAATCTCCATCGCTGCCCACTCTCAGACCTCCCTTGCGGGGCCATAAACCAAAGAGCTTTGCTGGGTTCTCGGACATTAGCTTTGGTAGCACAGTTATTGGTAGCTCACCCTTCAAGGCCAAGTCAAGAAATACTAGAAAGAACGTCTGAACTCCGGAAATCCCAGCAGGCGCCTCCCATATGTTCTTCAACTTCTCCTCCCTAGCATGCGGTGCATGATCTGATCCCAGAGCGCTGATCACGCCTTCCTTAATAGCTCTCAGCAGGGATTCTCTGTGTGTCCTACCCCTTATGGGTGGGAACACCTTAATTAGTGCACCGTACTTGACATAATCATCGTTGGTGAAGGTTATGTAGTGCGGACACACTTCACCGCTAACTTTGACGCCGTCAGCTGCTGCACGTCTAATCAGTTCTACTGCCTCGGTTGATGCGACGTGAGCTATGTGCGCCCTCCCGCCAGTTCTCTTTGACAGAATAATTAACTTCAATATCGACATCTCCTCAGTGATGGGCGGTCTTGAATCCTCGTGTATCCGTAGATCCGATCTCCCGGAGGTTGCTATTCTCTTAGTGAAGAACTCGACCAGGGACCTATCTTCGGCATGGAACATCAGAGTTAGCCCAAGCTGGGAGGATTTAGCAAGTATTTCGTAGAGGGTTCCCTCACTGGGTGAGGGTAAATCACCGACCGTGGGTCCCATATACACTTTAAAGCCAACAGCTCCTGCACCAACCATATCCTCAAGCTCGTGTGAGTTTGAGTCATGAAGCACACCATGGAGTGCGAAGTCAACCCAAGCTTTACTCTCAAGTAGCTTTGCCTTATTAACCAACTTACTTGAATTCTCAACAGGCGGCAGGGTGTTTGGGTGTTCAATAACGGTCGTGACACCGCCGACCGCGGCCGCTGAGGTCCCGTGTGAAAAATCCTCCTTATACTCCAGCCCTGGCTCCCTCATATGCACGTGCTCGTCAACCACTCCTGGGAAAATAAGCAAGTTGCTGGCCTCCAGAACCTCTTCAACTTCTGCTTGAGTAAGGTTATTTCCTATTGCTGTTACCTTACCCTCCACTATCTTAACATCCGCTCTGAGAAGGCCGTCAGGAGTTACAAGCGTGCCTCCTTTAACCAGCAGGCTGGCTCCATAACTCAATTTAAGACCCTGTATATATTGAGGTGAGATTAAATAAAGTTAAAAATAGTTGCCACCCTATAGTTATGTGGACTGATTTAATTGAGTGTTAAGATCACGTTCCTCAACTCCAAGACGCTTAGGAGAGACGGTGTCCCTAAGGTTAGGGGATCTCTCAGGTTTGTCAATGATTTGAAGATTCCGGGAATGCTTATAGGTAAGATCGTCAGAAGCCCGTATGCGTTTGCCGACATAAAGAGTTTCGACGCCAGTGAAGCTGAGAAGTTAGGCGCTGTAGTCATAACCCCCGCCGATGTTCCGCAGAAGCTCTTTAACCCTAGGCTGGTTAGCGTGAACGAAGTAACGTTCAAGGATCACGTAGTCCTGACTAAGAGACCAAGATATGTTGGCGACCCGATAGCTGCCGTCGCCGCTCCGACTGAGGAGCTGGCCCAGAGGGCCGCTGAATCCATTCAGATTAACGTAGAGAGGGTATATCGGCCAGTGCTTGACCCTTTTGAGGCTATGAGTCCTGCGGCGCCTCTAATACATGATAAGATCATGAAAGGAGACGAGTTTGTTAACGTCAAGAACAATATCGCAGCCGCCCTTGACTATTCAGAGGGCGACGTCGACGAGGCATTCAGGAAGGCTGATGTGGTGGTCGAGAGATTTTTTAAAAGTGGTAGGAGGTATCACATGCAGCTAGAACCTAAGGCAGTTCTTTGTGTTCCCGAGGACGATGGTAGGATAACTATATACGCAACAACGCAGACAATCCACAATACCCGGATTCTCATACATCAAATATTCGACATACCCTTAAGTAGGGTGAACGTGGTTAAGATACCTTTAGGTGGTAGCTTCGGTTCAAGCATACAGACCAATGTACTCATTCCCATAGCGGTGGCGCTATCTTTAAAATCTGGGAGGCCTGTTAAGATAGCCTACTCCAGAGAAGAGGACATGTTAGATCACTCCAACTTCACGTTCTTTTTCAGGATCAAAGTGGGCGTCAAGAATGATGGCACTCTCGCAGGTGCAGAGTTTGAGAACATCCTTGATGTAGGGGCCCATCAGATACAGCCTTACCCATTGCTGGGAACATCTTTAGGGTGGTTCATGTCCCTCTATAAGTGGAGGAATGTTAGGTACGTGGGCAGGGCCGTCTACACCAACAAGGTGCCTGGCTGTGCCTTAAGAGGTTACGGCGCGCCTGAAGTGACCTGGGCGGTTGAGGTTCTTATGGACGAGCTGGCTGAGATGCTGGGTATTGACCCGATAGATCTACGGCTGAAGAACTATGTCGGTTTAGGAGACGTGTTCTGGGGTCAAGGACCAA
This window of the Zestosphaera sp. genome carries:
- the allB gene encoding allantoinase AllB, giving the protein MSYGASLLVKGGTLVTPDGLLRADVKIVEGKVTAIGNNLTQAEVEEVLEASNLLIFPGVVDEHVHMREPGLEYKEDFSHGTSAAAVGGVTTVIEHPNTLPPVENSSKLVNKAKLLESKAWVDFALHGVLHDSNSHELEDMVGAGAVGFKVYMGPTVGDLPSPSEGTLYEILAKSSQLGLTLMFHAEDRSLVEFFTKRIATSGRSDLRIHEDSRPPITEEMSILKLIILSKRTGGRAHIAHVASTEAVELIRRAAADGVKVSGEVCPHYITFTNDDYVKYGALIKVFPPIRGRTHRESLLRAIKEGVISALGSDHAPHAREEKLKNIWEAPAGISGVQTFFLVFLDLALKGELPITVLPKLMSENPAKLFGLWPRKGGLRVGSDGDLVIVDPRGRTRVTEEWLRYKNRVTPYLGWEFQGEIRHVVIRGHLVVRGGLLSEKPVGVWLKRTE
- a CDS encoding molybdopterin cofactor-binding domain-containing protein, which gives rise to MSVKITFLNSKTLRRDGVPKVRGSLRFVNDLKIPGMLIGKIVRSPYAFADIKSFDASEAEKLGAVVITPADVPQKLFNPRLVSVNEVTFKDHVVLTKRPRYVGDPIAAVAAPTEELAQRAAESIQINVERVYRPVLDPFEAMSPAAPLIHDKIMKGDEFVNVKNNIAAALDYSEGDVDEAFRKADVVVERFFKSGRRYHMQLEPKAVLCVPEDDGRITIYATTQTIHNTRILIHQIFDIPLSRVNVVKIPLGGSFGSSIQTNVLIPIAVALSLKSGRPVKIAYSREEDMLDHSNFTFFFRIKVGVKNDGTLAGAEFENILDVGAHQIQPYPLLGTSLGWFMSLYKWRNVRYVGRAVYTNKVPGCALRGYGAPEVTWAVEVLMDELAEMLGIDPIDLRLKNYVGLGDVFWGQGPTVKTVIKSDGVPELLMRGKELIGWNARGRPEDKGGRFRRGVGVGRGFHTSGAGGPISGEVIDYSGAVLKLNEDGTLDYITALQDHGGGTLDAHIKIIAEELGVPPDMINLSTASTENTPYDVCTHASRGTYVGGEAARRAAQIVKQKVLEYAIRLLGRVVSPEALRIKYDEELRQAVVFVEGLPDVKITLKDLARAAWQRNWGTIAAVTTYRATSAPPSFTVYFVEVEVDTWTGKVRPVKVVAGADVGTPINRDLVEGQLHGGFAMAWGMAFVEDTPYDLETGELLSKGFMTDYKVVTAQDIPPLEDFKVVIANTYEPTGPFGAKGLGEAAMNPAVGAIANAVYNAVGVRIYELPMTPDKLLKAIKSRGR